The Scylla paramamosain isolate STU-SP2022 chromosome 30, ASM3559412v1, whole genome shotgun sequence DNA window ATGACACAGGGAAAAGGTTAAGATGATTAGATTtcactaatttttcttttaagaacCAATTCTGTACAGCAACAGTATAAGATACGTACACTAGAACAGTAAAGCTTTCACCTCATTTTACTCAACTAAGAAACTTTTTAttacaaaaggagaaaagaatgaacaatatatatatatatatatatatatatatatatatatatatatatatatatatatatatatatatatatatatatatatatatatatatatatatctccaaAGGTGAAATTCCTAGACATCAATAAATTAACCTACAAGAGTAGCATGCACATTTGCAAACaggcaacaacagcatcaataCTATAAGGATATAGTACCTTATTCATGATGCTGTAGGCACAAAATGATGAAGGTATGCAAGGATGAAGAGTATAGGGGTATGAAAAAGATACTTCACTGCACCTGTCCATAGaggatgtttaaaaaaaaaatagaacccAACAAATACATAGAATAGGTAGATTGTAACAAGAATTTTTGATGGATAAAGAAATGCAATAGAATGCCTACCTTGAGGggaaagggtgaagaggagTCTGAAGGGCCATAAGGATTGACAGGCAGTAGATTTGCTGGCCCAAGGTTTGAAAGTTTGCCCATCCATGGTATGACATCAAATCCTGTTGGGCAAATTCTTGTTAAAATCAGATCAAGATACTAATGGATTAAGTGTTTTGGCAAATAGTTGTGTACAATTTACCTTGCTGGCCAATGTTACACATCTATATATCAAAATGATCACCACAATGGGTGATGGTTGAGAGAGACAATGTGCCACACCCATACTCACATTTCTTAACACTCAATTAAAAACATCTTCactaactcaaaaaaaaaaaaaaaaccagacaAATGGAAGTTGGACATAATTCTCATATCACATACAAAATTTGATAGATGCTAAAGAAAAACCAAAATAAAAGTATAGTTGTTTTATAATAAGACAATAATTTGCAGCACAttcacataaagaaaaatgctaTAAATAAAGTGAAGCTAATCAGGCAGTGCAGAATTAGTGAGAGAGGAACTCTTCTGCTGTACCCATTACTAGGCACTACTCACCAGGCACAAAAAGTGAGAGCATCAAGTTGGATTTCTTCTTGTTGTCTGCCCAGGAATAGAGGATGCCATACCACTTCTCCCCCACCTGACACAAGGCCACCATGTTTTCACGCTACAGTCATACAATAAAAATGGCAACATGTCAGTAATTCCTCATTGCTGCAGGGGATTTATTTCATCACTGGTTTACATAAATTACAGGATTTAGGTATGGAAAATCTATTTAGCCTGTGAAAATAAATTTCTTCCTCTAAAAATCTGAACCAAGTAGAATTAAACACGAGTCAGGAACTACTGGTGAAGATAATTAACCACCATATTAAATCAGGGTCAAGGAGCATAAGGTTTACTTCATCTCAGCTACAAACTATTTCAAGCCACCCATTACACACGACCAAGATTTAAGAGCTTCTAAAGCCTGGAAAGTCTCACCTTAAGTCCTCCATGAAGCAagacacaaaaggaaggaaTCTTGCcctcatcactgccaccaccaccaccctcatcatCACTGCCTGGCTCACTCTTGGGCAGCATCACCAGGTCACCTGCAACAAGGTTCAGAGGTTACTGTGAGGTGGATGTTGTGTCTGGAGAATAATGTCAAGAGAAAATGTTCAGTTGTCATTCATTTACAAGATTGCAAGCATGggaacacacactcacacacctttGGCTGAGAGAGGCAGCACCAAATGCCTGGAGAATGCAGGTGGAGAGGACACATCACCAGTGTTGAGGAAGCCCAGGACATGTATGGCTGGGTCCACACTGACTCGAACTGCCTCAAAGTCATGGTGTCGGCAGTATGGCTGCACAACAAACACAAGTGAGTAGTAGAGGAAAGTTACATCACATGCATATTTGAAGATACACAAAAGCATGACAATACTCTGGTCatacaataaaatatatataaatgtgtaAGGAAATCACATTTTGTTGGTTAtcaagtagagagagaagatCCTTTAAAGAACTATAAACATCACATCCACATGAAATCCCTGACATTTTTACCTTAAGTGTTTCACAGGGCAGAAGACTAAGTCTTACAAGCAGTGTAAAACACAGCATACAAACCtgaggaggtggggagagagtgATGGGTGCTGAGAGATTGCCACAGTGAAGAACACCTGAGTAGGATGAGAAGTTGTTCTTGACGAGCTGCTCAAACATCTCCGTCACTGACTGTGTTAGAATGCCAGGAATTACAAGTTGTGCACTATGCTGTGGATCTTAAATGGCATCTTGTTTTTTGCATAATTGTGTAAATCACTTATtagtgagaaaaataataaaaaattacagCTCTGGAATTAATTATTAAACATCCATAATCAAAACTATTTCCAAAATCTGATTACCATGATTTCAGGGTATGATGGAAACTGCTGAGTAGATTGCTATCATATGTTAAGTGCATCTAATAAAACTAGGTTTCCTTGTTTGTGGCAAGAAAAATTTTGATACACCAGTACAACGCTAGCCATCAGAGTGAATAGAGGGATGTAATATATCAGTGCTGCTGAATCCAGAGACATCTTTAATCCTTAAATATATTTCCAACATTAATATGTATTATGATGGATAACACTAAATTCTGAATTATTTTTGCATAAAAGTGAGCATAAATAGAGTAACTTCAATTCTGAACAGTGAAACTGATAATTTTGCCTTCTTCAATACTGTATCAGTTATTTATTATACAATTATTTGTGCATCAAAAAATATACATCTCATATCAATATCTAAAAATAGCTCACCAGTGAGTCATGATGAACCACAGGATAGAAAGTAATGACACACTGGCAGGTCACCAACACCTGACATGTTGAATGACAAATACCAATACAGATCACAGATGAAAGCAAACTCTAGATACTCATCCCTGACACACAGAACAAGACCAGCAGGCAGCCTCTGTGCACATCCCAGACATGCATACCTTTCTGGTGAGCTTGCCCTCAGGGATCATGATGTCTCCCTCTCCATTGAGCTCCACCAGACGCTGGTAGATGGGCCGGGAGGTCTGTCAAGAAAGAAGGACTAAGTCTGGACCCTTAATTTACATCCAACTTGAGTTTACATTCAAATATAAGAGTCTGAGATGTCATGGAATATTATCAAATAACCTTTAATTTTACCTATTATCTATTCTTACCTCAACAATAAGACAGAAGTAATGCTCACAATGTAAACAATTACACAACATTGAAGAATCACAAACTATTcactcacaaaaacaacaaccttGCCTGCACTCCCACACTTCCATAAAAGCTTACCTGTAGGCAAGGTTCATCAGGGTTAGCTATGCAGATGATGCTGAGTTTGGCAGggaaagggaatgggagagggaacTGGGAGCCCCCACGGGAGTGTGAGGCCATCAAAGTCTTCTGAAGGTGGTGTTGCCCAGTGCCTGCATTGCCATCTGTTACCAATACAATCTGAAAGGCATGAAGGCAAACTAACCAAATATTCTTTTGAGAAAATATGAGCTAATCATGAAAGCTGCCAATTCCCAAGAACCACATTTCTTGCTGTACTATGTCATGTTTAGAGAATATACACTTAAGGAAAGATTTTCATATTTCAACATACATGTACTTCAAACCAGGCTGCACTAAAATAGATAAGCTTCTCAGTGAACAGCACCAATCATCTAGTTACAAAGTGTTTACTTTCATAATGTTGATGGTACGAGTGAGATAATAGGATTGcatgagaaaaatattaatctaATGTaatattcctctcctttttttgcatatttgctGTAAAATAGCAGGATgacaaaagacaggaaaaatataATTGACTCAGTAACAAGAAACCACCAAACATGAATCAGAGAtcataagaaaaatgaagaaaaccaCAGAacacataaaaagtaaaaaccaaTTAAACACGATAGATGGaaaacccacaaacacacaaaggacataaaagaaataaaaccaaGTAATACATAAAAGGAAGAACCAATCAGCATACAAAGCAGAGACCACCAGCCAGCATGAAACAAACACACGACTTCCAACAAACAACCTCTTGTCACCAATGCTCTCTCCAAGTCCCCCCACTTCCTAACTTCCTGCCTGAACCCAGAAGCCTGCTGCGCTCAGTCAATATAAACGTCCCATAACAATAGACGTCAAATCACATGAAGCAAAAGGATCAAATCCTATCTAGAAAAACAACTGCACATCTGCAGTTAGTAATATGGTGCAGGACAGccctcaataaataaaaataactaaaatttgaaataaataataaagaatagtTCAATATGGAAGTATCTGACAGAATAAGAAGTGCCAGGCAGGATGTAGTAAATGATAATAGGGTTCCTGGCATGGCAACCATGAAGAGAACATGCAATGGTATCCCAGATTCcaaatttaatttatttcatgaCACTCATAACATGAAACTTATAACGCAAAAGAAATTTTTCTACAATCTTTCTAGTTTCTATAGTAATtatgtccttcctcttcttactaaCATCATCCTTAGCAACCAAGTTATTGGGCAATATTGTgccttatataaataaaattcatTTAACTTAAAAGCACAATGAACATAATGAGGAgcacaaataaataaggatgTGACTGAGCAGCTACTTCCTTGACCGTCTGCTGCCTGGTGGAAAACACGGTGGGTCAGGTACTCTGTTTAAACAGGTTTTCAATATTTGAAAGAAACAAGTGAGCAAATCAGACCACAGAAGGAAGTGCTTTTGAAAAAGATAAACCTCCTTACCCTCAACCAAATGACGTTATATCCAATTGCTTATATGACAAGTGAGTTTTTATAAGTTCTTATTTGTACTGTGAGTCTTGTTTCTGTTGGGCAAAAATTTTGATATAAACATGTACATACCACTCATAACTCAAATATAGTAAAACCCTATAACTTGGCATGATAGGGGCTCCAGCCTTGCCAGGTTATTAAATTTTCCAAGTTATGCAaatcctccattcctctttccactATTTGCATAAACGAGTCAAAATTTTGAAAACAATGCACTACACAGCAGCAGTAAAAGCTTAAAACAACACTTGCTAATGAAGAGGCTGCTGTAGTCATGTGGCCCAAGCAGAGGGAGGCCTTGTGGCAAGATGTGGAACTCGGATTTTCAGTGACAGTGTTTTCACAATAATACTGCGTTACATTATACAATTACTGCCGAgatgcatgattttttttttattattatttgtttgaattaaaaattgattttttttaatgaacatTTTGTTGCTTTGCCAAGTCATACAAAATTCTGAGTTATACAGTGCCAAGTTATAAGGGTTTTACTATATTCCCTTGAAACCTGGAACATTTTTCCTAATATCATTTACTCGTAAGTGAAATCACTCACTACCAAGAGTACCTACAATCTGATGTACCACTGTATCTGGCATATATTAGCAACAAGATGTGGGCTGGCTTGGTGGTGCAGAGAAAGCTAGCAAGTGGTGATGGAAGAGATGCAGTTGCAGTTAAAAGTAGAGTAACCTGCTTCCATTTTCCCTCAATCTTCAGTCCTTTGATCTTCTAACTACATCCTTACAAAACAAGGTAATTGATAGATTCTTTGATCAAAGGATTAACAATGTGTG harbors:
- the LOC135115872 gene encoding integrator complex subunit 14-like isoform X3; amino-acid sequence: MPTVLLVDVSLSMSRGEEEDEEKEGGGEGQLLRRDLAALGCSIVLDHFMQHCRLEFVSLIVFSSTYKVLMPFTRDFEAIKNALSLADECDRTNLEVGLVGAAQHILEEWGNGTPCQIVLVTDGNAGTGQHHLQKTLMASHSRGGSQFPLPFPFPAKLSIICIANPDEPCLQTSRPIYQRLVELNGEGDIMIPEGKLTRKSVTEMFEQLVKNNFSSYSGVLHCGNLSAPITLSPPPQPYCRHHDFEAVRVSVDPAIHVLGFLNTGDVSSPPAFSRHLVLPLSAKGDLVMLPKSEPGSDDEGGGGGSDEGKIPSFCVLLHGGLKRENMVALCQVGEKWYGILYSWADNKKKSNLMLSLFVPGFDVIPWMGKLSNLGPANLLPVNPYGPSDSSSPFPLKVQEKKSYALNSVVWVRQGGLQSDIQKILRHARKLPDKTQSFYKVHKSREERRAVRGVL
- the LOC135115872 gene encoding integrator complex subunit 14-like isoform X2, whose product is MSRGEEEDEEKEGGGEGQLLRRDLAALGCSIVLDHFMQHCRLEFVSLIVFSSTYKVLMPFTRDFEAIKNALSLADECDRTNLEVGLVGAAQHILEEWGNGTPCQIVLVTDGNAGTGQHHLQKTLMASHSRGGSQFPLPFPFPAKLSIICIANPDEPCLQTSRPIYQRLVELNGEGDIMIPEGKLTRKSVTEMFEQLVKNNFSSYSGVLHCGNLSAPITLSPPPQPYCRHHDFEAVRVSVDPAIHVLGFLNTGDVSSPPAFSRHLVLPLSAKGDLVMLPKSEPGSDDEGGGGGSDEGKIPSFCVLLHGGLKRENMVALCQVGEKWYGILYSWADNKKKSNLMLSLFVPGFDVIPWMGKLSNLGPANLLPVNPYGPSDSSSPFPLKVQEKKSYALNSVVWVRQGGLQSDIQKILRHARKLPDKTQSFYKELNRVRRAALSYGFGELLEGLASVLERECTLLPSSAHPEAAIQLQHAYEALRNHDKKDARQNIMPLKTTYSGND
- the LOC135115872 gene encoding integrator complex subunit 14-like isoform X1; amino-acid sequence: MPTVLLVDVSLSMSRGEEEDEEKEGGGEGQLLRRDLAALGCSIVLDHFMQHCRLEFVSLIVFSSTYKVLMPFTRDFEAIKNALSLADECDRTNLEVGLVGAAQHILEEWGNGTPCQIVLVTDGNAGTGQHHLQKTLMASHSRGGSQFPLPFPFPAKLSIICIANPDEPCLQTSRPIYQRLVELNGEGDIMIPEGKLTRKSVTEMFEQLVKNNFSSYSGVLHCGNLSAPITLSPPPQPYCRHHDFEAVRVSVDPAIHVLGFLNTGDVSSPPAFSRHLVLPLSAKGDLVMLPKSEPGSDDEGGGGGSDEGKIPSFCVLLHGGLKRENMVALCQVGEKWYGILYSWADNKKKSNLMLSLFVPGFDVIPWMGKLSNLGPANLLPVNPYGPSDSSSPFPLKVQEKKSYALNSVVWVRQGGLQSDIQKILRHARKLPDKTQSFYKELNRVRRAALSYGFGELLEGLASVLERECTLLPSSAHPEAAIQLQHAYEALRNHDKKDARQNIMPLKTTYSGND